The following are encoded together in the Humulus lupulus chromosome 5, drHumLupu1.1, whole genome shotgun sequence genome:
- the LOC133780220 gene encoding B3 domain-containing transcription factor VRN1-like — protein MAPPPACRNLTLFSASPAPLRPLFAVVVKEAVLVEHKLKIPTKSGMIFGEELLELCALNVPNSNRVWQVRIEKNDKSIYICLEDGVNDFINHYSIHSKSILQFTYQGNSSFYVRICDALGAEIDYPIDHGDDDHNDHHDDKHVNTPIGLIDNGSSQIKPRKRGRRSRLLLTKDHSNGRGFYWHQTRNVSRIKKEKDDDDDDDDDDDVHLNAATAIGAEIDYPLDDVDDHNKHTPIVVNDSGSSQIKPRKRGRRSRVILTKDHSNGRGFYWHQTRNVSRIKKEKDDDDDVHLNTAIASPKPRKRGRRIAASKDNKTSHGSHVKIEEKEEEHEMIIPRSFSYINGRRPVMSEASKKAVRAAQESKPRNPSFLLLLKSTRCNMDVPAEFVRKYMRFSSDKIELQPGNEKNNKWPVRCYYADKDRSLVKRLGSGWGSFSSSQKLKKGDICVFEMIRCVNGVVFRVWIYRSANFAVKDTFNKAK, from the exons ATGGCGCCACCACCTGCATGCAGAAATCTGACACTGTTCTCGGCTTCTCCGGCACCACTCCGGCCACTTTTTGCCGTCGTAGTGAAAGAGGCTGTACTTGTAGAACATAAACTG AAAATCCCAACAAAATCTGGAATGATATTTGGTGAAGAACTTTTGGAATTGTGTGCTCTGAATGTGCCTAATAGCAACCGAGTATGGCAAGTAAGAATAGAAAAAAATGACAAGTCGATCTACATTTGTTTGGAAGATGGTGTAAATGACTTCATAAATCATTACTCCATTCACTCAAAATCAATTCTACAATTCACTTACCAAGGAAACTCTTCATTCTATGTTCGCATATGTGATGCTCTTGGTGCTGAAATTGATTATCCAATCGATCATGGTGACGATGATCACAATGATCATCATGATGATAAGCATGTGAACACTCCCATTGGACTTATTGATAATGGTAGTAGTCAAATTAAGCCTAGAAAAAGAGGCAGAAGAAGCAGACTACTTCTTACCAAGGATCATAGTAATGGCAGAGGGTTTTACTGGCACCAAACAAGGAATGTGAGCCGTATCAAGAAGGagaaagatgatgatgatgatgatgatgatgatgatgatgttcaTCTGAACGCTGCCACTGCCATTGGTGCCGAAATTGATTATCCACTTGATGATGTTGATGATCATAATAAGCATACTCCGATTGTAGTTAATGATAGTGGCAGTAGTCAAATTAAGCCTAGAAAAAGAGGCAGAAGAAGCAGAGTGATTCTTACCAAGGATCATAGTAATGGCAGAGGGTTTTACTGGCACCAAACAAGGAATGTGAGCCGTATCAAGAAGGAGAAAGATGACGATGATGATGTTCATCTGAACACTGCCATTGCTAGTCCAAAACCTAGAAAAAGGGGAAGAAGAATTGCAGCTTCCAAGGACAACAAAACAAGCCATGGAAGCCATGTCAAGATAGAGGAAAAGGAAGAAGAACACGAGATGATTATACCAAGAAGCTTCTCTTATATCAATGGAAGAAGACCAGTCATGTCCGAGGCATCAAAGAAGGCAGTTCGAGCTGCCCAAGAATCAAAACCACGCAACCCTTCTTTCTTGCTTCTCTTAAAATCAACTCGTTGTAATATG GATGTGCCTGCTGAATTCGTGAGAAAGTACATGAGATTTTCTTCTGACAAGATTGAGCTGCAGCCTGGCAATGAGAAAAATAATAAGTGGCCTGTTAGGTGCTATTATGCAGATAAAGATCGTTCTCTGGTGAAGAGACTTGGCAGTGGTTGGGGTTCGTTCTCATCGAGTCAGAAGTTGAAGAAGGGTGATATTTGTGTGTTTGAGATGATTCGGTGTGTCAATGGTGTCGTCTTCAGAGTTTGGATTTATCGTTCAGCTAATTTTGCAGTGAAAGACACATTCAACAAAGCCAAGTAA